DNA from Tsuneonella dongtanensis:
CCGGCATCTCGGCTGCATACAAGGCCTATGTATCGCCGTTCGCGCCGATCCCGCCTGCCGAAAACACCCACCCGGAAGCCGCTTTCGGTCACCTCAACGGCTATAGCGCAGGGTACTACACCTATGGCTGGTCGCGCGTGATCGCGGCGGACCTGTTCTCGCGCTTCAAGGCAGCCGGCCTGCGCGATCCGAAGACCGCGCAGGATTATCGCCGCCTGGTGATCGGGCCGGGGGGCAGCAAGCCGGCCGCAGAGCTGATCGAGGATTTTCTCGGGCGGCCGGTCAGTGCCGAGGCGCTCAAGGAAAAACTCGCCGGCGGGCAGAAGTAGGCCGTCAGTCGGAAGCCAGCGGGGCGAAGGCGCCGCCGGGCACCGCGCTGGCGACCGGGCTGCACGTTCCCACGGCCGCGCAGGCGCTGACGCCGAAGATCCAGTCGTCGCCCCGCACGCCTTCGAGCTTGGCGCTCGTGGCGACGACCTGCGCGATCACCGGCTCATCGCCCCAGCCGGCCGCATCGGTTGGGCGCTGCCAGATCGCGTAGTGCGCCGCGCCGGGGACTTCGTCCCACTTGAGCGTGGTAAAGGTCTGGACGGCAGCCTCGGCCGTCGGCTTGGGCGGCATCGGTAAGCGCGCCAGCTTGTCCAGCGCGCGGACATTGAGGGTGGTGACCTTGGCGAGATAGCCGAAGTCCATCTCTCCCACCGTGTCGCCGTAGAAGACGCCGTTCTCGGTCCTGAGGTCCTGGTGCTGGTGATCGTAGTCCTCCACCGCGACCGAAAAGCGGATCGCCGGGTAGCCCTTTTCGAGGAACGGGAGGTGATCGCCTCCGCGCCCCATCCGGTCGGCGCGCCAGATCGGGCGGACTTCGAGCGCGGCGTCGTCGATGGTGTCGAGCCAGCGCGAAAGGTTGCGGCTGGGGCTGTCGTTCTCGCCCGCAAAGCGCCGCTGGGCGGCGCGGGTCTTGTCGTCCAGATCGGCGCGCGGACCTTCCGAGAACACGCGAACGTGGTTCGGCTGGCAGTACCCGTCCGACCCGCACGAATTGCCCACGATGTCGTTGTTGAGCACGGCCTTGACGGTCCAGCCCTGCTCCGCGGCATAGTCGGCGAGAAGGCGCCCGCCATGCAGACCCTGTTCCTCGCCCGATAGCAATGCATAGACGATCGTCGTCGGGTACTTGCGCTGCGACAGGACACGGGCAGCCTCGATGACCAGTGCAGTCCCGCTGGCGTCGTCGTTGGCGCCGGGCGCGTCGGACGTGAAATCCATCACGTCGCTCACCCGGCTGTCGATGTGGCCTTGCACGATGACGACTTCGTTGGGCCGCTCGGTCCCGCGCTGGATGGCAACTACGTTGACGAGCCGCGTCGGCGTGGGGATCCGGTCGCCCGTCACCATGCGTTCGGGCAGGACAATCTCGAGACAGTTCGCGCAGGCCTTGCTTGTCTTGCGGAATTCCCCCTCGCCCCAGCGCCGCGCCGCGCCGATGCCGCGCGTCGGATGATCCTGCACCGACATCGTGTGCCGCGTGCCGAATGCGACGAGCCGCTCGACATCTGCCTTGAGGCGCGCCTCGGAAACGCTCCCTTGCGGATCGTCAGCGACGGCGGGAGCGGCTGCAAGCAGGGCCGCAAGGGCCAGAAATCGTGTGCGCATGGGGCCTTGTCGGACAGCCTCGCGCGCTTGGCAAGCCGTCAGTCTGCGGGGGGCGGGCCCCACCGGTTCTCCGACTTCGAAGGCACCAGGCCGAACCCGGCGACGACCAGCAGCGGTATCCAGCTGACGAGACCCCGTAGCCCCGCGTCGCGCTGCAGGTCAGCAAGGTCTTCAGCCGATCGCGCGTTGAGCGCAGCCTGAAGCAGTTCCTCGATCTGGCCGAGCTGCTCGATCTGAAACCACAGGTTGAGCGCGACCGCCGCGAGCGGGACCAGGACGATGAGGCCGGGGAAACCGCCGTCGTGCAGACGGCGAACGAAGGCAGCCGCCATCATCGCGCAGTTGAACAGCGACATGGCGACGCCGGCCCAGATCATAGTGGGCATGTTCGGCAGCATTTCCCTGAGCACCAAAGCCTCGATCGCGGTCGTATCGTCGGCTCCGGTGCCCTGTATGGCCGCACCGACTGCGCTGGCGGTAAACGTCGCGCTCAATCCGATGCTGACGACGATGTTGATGAGTGCGATCGCCAGCACCCACAGCCAGAACGTCCGGCGTCCCTCTCGCCCTGCGAAACTCGCAAGGTTCGCCAGGTGATACGTGATCGAGTTGCCCATTGGTCCCCTCCCCGTCAGGCGCCGAGCGCTAGTAGGCGCGCGCGACCAATACCCGCTCGATTGCCGGATTCCCCGTGAAAATGCACGTGCCATCCGCGGCAGCGGCACCGATCGGTACGTTGCGCAGCGTCAGCTTGAGCGACTTGAGCTTTTCGGTCACGGCATCCAGCGCAGCCCCGGTGGGTTTGGACCATTGCACCTCGAGCCAGCCGGGGTTCTTCACTCCGTCGGCGAAATGCGCCTCAAGCTCGCCAATGTCGGTGACGCCACGCGTGATCCGGCTGTCGCGCACAGCTGCCGCATCCGCCAGCAGGCTTGCCTGCATGGCTTCGAGCATGCCGGGGATCGAGGCTGCGGCCACGTCGAGCGAGGGCGCGGTGAAGGCGGGCTTGCCGTTCTCCGCCCACAGCGCATCGCGGCGCAGCAGGCTGACCTTACCTTCGGCCATATCGCGGCCGCCGACCTCGACGATCAGCGGGGCACCCTTGCGGACCCAGTCCCAGCGCTTGGCCGCGGCCTTGCCGGGCTTGCTGTCGAGCAACACCCGCACCGGCTCCCGCAGCGCGTTGCTGGCGGCGAGCTTCGCGCGGAGTCCCTCGCAGTACTCGATGAGCGCTGCATCGCCGTCGTCCTCGCGCAGCATCGGCACGATCACGACCTGCCACGGGGCGATAGCGGGCGGGACCTTCAGCCCGTCGTCGTCGCCGTGGACCATGATCACGCCGCCGATCATGCGCGTCGATACGCCCCAGCTCGTCGTGTGGGCGAGTTGCTGGCCGCCATCGCGATCCTGGAACTTGATCCCGCTCGCTTCGGCAAAGTTGGTGCCCAAGTAGTGGCTGGTGCCGGCCTGCAGCGCCTTGCCGTCCTGCATCATCGCCTCGATCGACCACGTTTCGACCGCGCCGGGGAAGCGCTCGTTCTCGGGTTTCTCGCCGGCGATCACCGGCAGCGCGAGGTCTTCCTCGGCGCAGGCGCGATAGACCTCGAGCATCCGCAGGGTGTGCTCCTTCGCCTCTGCGGCGGTTTCGTGCGCGGTATGGCCTTCCTGCCAGAGGAATTCGCTGGTGCGAAGGAACATGCGCGTGCGCATTTCCCAGCGCATGACGTTGGCCCACTGATTGAGCTTGAGCGGAAGGTCGCGCCACGACTGAACCCAGCGCGCCATCGCGTCGCCGATGATCGTCTCAGATGTCGGACGGATCACGAGCGGCTCTTCCAGCTTCGCCTCGGGATCAGGCATCAGCCCGCCCTTGCCGTCGGCGACGAGGCGATGGTGCGTGACGACCGCCATCTCCTTGGCGAACCCGTCGACGTGCTCGGCCTCGCGTGCGAAATTGCGCAAGGGAATAAGCAGCGGGAAATAGGCGTTATCGTGCCCGGTCGCCTTGATGCGGTCGTCGAGCAGGCGCTGGATGCGTTCCCAGATGCCATAGCCCCACGGTTTGATTACCATGCAGCCGCGCACCCCCGATTCCTCGGCCATGTCGGCGGCCGAGACGACCTCCTGATACCATTGGGCGAAGTCGTCGGCGCGTTTGACCGACAGGGCGTGGCGGATCTGGGACACGGGAATTTCTCTCTAAACTGGGAGGCGGCGCCCTAGCGATGCGCCGCGCTGCCCGCAATCACTGACCCGGCGGGTTACTGGCCGAGGTCGTCGAGCTTTTTCTGCATCGCCGCCATCTGCGCGCGCAATTCGGCTATCTCGTCGGTCTTGGCGGAGGGCGTCGGCGCCGGAGTGGGCTTACCGCCGCCACCACGCTTGGGCATCAGAGCGTCGGTTGCCGCACGCATCATGGCCATGTTGGTCTCGGCGATCTTGCCCAGCGGCGTCCCCCCTGCCCGCGCCATGAACGCTTCGTGGAGCTTGTTCTGGTTGGCCCGGAAGTTCTCCATCATCGCATCGAGATAGCTCGGCACCATCGACTGCATCGAGTTGCCGTACATCGAGATGAGCTGGCGCAGGAAACCGATCGGCAGCATCTGCTCCCCGCCGCTCGATTCCTCTTCCATGATGATCTGGGTCAGGATGGTGTGGGTGATATCGTCGCCGGTCTTGGCGTCGAGCACCTTGAAGTCGACATTGTCGCGGGTCATCTTCGCCAGATCGTCGAGCGTGATGTAGCTCGACGTGCCGGTGTTGTAGAGCCGACGGTTGGCGTATTTCTTGATGACGATCGCGCCGTCGGCGCTGTCCCGCTTGGCCATGGACCCGGTCCCTGTATGGTTGGAACCCCGTCTTAGCACTCGCAGCATTTGCAGTGCAACAAATGCTGCACCTTTTGTGCGCAGCAATATTCAGGCGCGAAGCCGCATCCCCAGTGTCGTCAGGAGTTCGTACTGCGACAGACCCGAACGGTCCGCTTCCGCGGGCAGGTCGAACGGCACATCGACCCAGTCGCCTTCCCCAAGCGATGGCGATGCCGCCAGGTCGACCACAACCATATCCATCGAGACCTTGCCGAGCAGCGGAAGGCGCGCGCCCTCGTGCATCAACGCGTGGTTGGGGCCGCGCGCCCGGAGAAACCCGTCGGCATATCCCAGGGAGACGACCCCTACCCGCATGGCGCTCGGCGCGATGAAAGTGGCGTTGTAACCAACTCCCTCACCGCCAGCGATCCGGCGAACCTGCATGATCGCCGCCTTGGGATGGACGACCTGGCGAATGGCACCCGCGAATTCCGCCCTTGGGACCCCGCCGTAGAGCGCGAGCCCCGGGCGCGTGACGTCGAACGCGAAATCGGCGCCGAGCGCTATGCCTGCACTGTTGGCAAGGCTTCGCCGACGCGCGGGAATGGCTGCGCACGCCTGGGCGAAACGGGCAAGCTGGCGGTCGTTGAGCGCGCTGTCCTCGTCGGCCGAGGCAAGGTGCGACATCAGCGTGTCGATCTCGAGCCCGGCCAGCACCGGGTCGCCCAGCGCATCCATCGGTACGCCCAGGCGATTGATGCCCGTGTCCACCATGAGATCGCAAGGGCCACCGCCGCCAGCTTTCCAGCGCGCCGCCTGGTCGAGGCTGTTGAGTACCGGGCGCACGCCGCACACGCGGGCGAATGCGCAATCCGCTCCGGTCATCGGCCCGTGGAGAACCGCGACCTGCTCCGGCGGCACGAGCGCGGCCAACGCAGGGACCTCGCTCCAGTGGGCAACGTAGAAATCGCGGGCACCGGCTGCGGACAGCGCGGGAACGGCCCTCGCCACGCCGATGCCATAGGCGTCCGCTTTCACTGCCGCGCCCGCGCTGGCGGCGCCCGACATGCGGTCGAGCGTACGCCAGTTGTCCGCCAGGGCGGCACTGTCGAAATCGAGCCGCAGGCTGGGCGGCGGCAGATCGATCATGGGTTGGCCGGCGACACCGGAAGTACGTGATCCGAGGCCTCGAAGTCGCGCGGAGGACCGCCGCGGATGCCCCACCACGCGACCACCAGACCGAAGGCGACGATCCCCCACGTGTACCACAGCCCCGCATAGGCGTTGCCTGTCGTGGCGACGATGTACCCCGCGATCAGCGGCAGGAAGCCGCCGAGATACCCCGCCCCGATGTGGTAGGGGATCGACATCGAACTGTAGCGGATCTGCGGCGGGAACATCTCCGCCAGCAACGCCGCGACCGATCCATAGGTCAGTGCCGAGAGGATGCCGCACGCGAGAAGCAGAGCGACAATCCCGACGAGGTTGGCAAACGGCGGCCGCTGGACGCTGAAATCGTAACCCGCTGCCTCGAGCCATCCCTGGACGGCGGCCTTGCGCGCCGCGTCGTCCATACCGCCATAGACGTGGAGCTGGTTTCCTATCGTGATCGGATTGGCGACGCATTCCGCCGTCGGCGGGCAGGGCTTTGCATCGATCTCGTACGAGACGCCCAGCGCGGTGAGGTCGGCGAGCATGCGTCCGCATTCGCTGGCCTGCTGGCTAGCAAACGGATCGTAAGTGCAATCCGTGCCGGTCACGACGACAGGCGCCTCGCGCGCGCTCTGGGCAAGGCCCGGATTTGCCAGCGCACCGATGCCCCAGAAGATCGGGA
Protein-coding regions in this window:
- the proS gene encoding proline--tRNA ligase, with translation MSQIRHALSVKRADDFAQWYQEVVSAADMAEESGVRGCMVIKPWGYGIWERIQRLLDDRIKATGHDNAYFPLLIPLRNFAREAEHVDGFAKEMAVVTHHRLVADGKGGLMPDPEAKLEEPLVIRPTSETIIGDAMARWVQSWRDLPLKLNQWANVMRWEMRTRMFLRTSEFLWQEGHTAHETAAEAKEHTLRMLEVYRACAEEDLALPVIAGEKPENERFPGAVETWSIEAMMQDGKALQAGTSHYLGTNFAEASGIKFQDRDGGQQLAHTTSWGVSTRMIGGVIMVHGDDDGLKVPPAIAPWQVVIVPMLREDDGDAALIEYCEGLRAKLAASNALREPVRVLLDSKPGKAAAKRWDWVRKGAPLIVEVGGRDMAEGKVSLLRRDALWAENGKPAFTAPSLDVAAASIPGMLEAMQASLLADAAAVRDSRITRGVTDIGELEAHFADGVKNPGWLEVQWSKPTGAALDAVTEKLKSLKLTLRNVPIGAAAADGTCIFTGNPAIERVLVARAY
- the alr gene encoding alanine racemase encodes the protein MIDLPPPSLRLDFDSAALADNWRTLDRMSGAASAGAAVKADAYGIGVARAVPALSAAGARDFYVAHWSEVPALAALVPPEQVAVLHGPMTGADCAFARVCGVRPVLNSLDQAARWKAGGGGPCDLMVDTGINRLGVPMDALGDPVLAGLEIDTLMSHLASADEDSALNDRQLARFAQACAAIPARRRSLANSAGIALGADFAFDVTRPGLALYGGVPRAEFAGAIRQVVHPKAAIMQVRRIAGGEGVGYNATFIAPSAMRVGVVSLGYADGFLRARGPNHALMHEGARLPLLGKVSMDMVVVDLAASPSLGEGDWVDVPFDLPAEADRSGLSQYELLTTLGMRLRA
- a CDS encoding M20/M25/M40 family metallo-hydrolase, with protein sequence MRTRFLALAALLAAAPAVADDPQGSVSEARLKADVERLVAFGTRHTMSVQDHPTRGIGAARRWGEGEFRKTSKACANCLEIVLPERMVTGDRIPTPTRLVNVVAIQRGTERPNEVVIVQGHIDSRVSDVMDFTSDAPGANDDASGTALVIEAARVLSQRKYPTTIVYALLSGEEQGLHGGRLLADYAAEQGWTVKAVLNNDIVGNSCGSDGYCQPNHVRVFSEGPRADLDDKTRAAQRRFAGENDSPSRNLSRWLDTIDDAALEVRPIWRADRMGRGGDHLPFLEKGYPAIRFSVAVEDYDHQHQDLRTENGVFYGDTVGEMDFGYLAKVTTLNVRALDKLARLPMPPKPTAEAAVQTFTTLKWDEVPGAAHYAIWQRPTDAAGWGDEPVIAQVVATSAKLEGVRGDDWIFGVSACAAVGTCSPVASAVPGGAFAPLASD
- a CDS encoding DUF805 domain-containing protein yields the protein MGNSITYHLANLASFAGREGRRTFWLWVLAIALINIVVSIGLSATFTASAVGAAIQGTGADDTTAIEALVLREMLPNMPTMIWAGVAMSLFNCAMMAAAFVRRLHDGGFPGLIVLVPLAAVALNLWFQIEQLGQIEELLQAALNARSAEDLADLQRDAGLRGLVSWIPLLVVAGFGLVPSKSENRWGPPPAD
- the phaR gene encoding polyhydroxyalkanoate synthesis repressor PhaR — its product is MAKRDSADGAIVIKKYANRRLYNTGTSSYITLDDLAKMTRDNVDFKVLDAKTGDDITHTILTQIIMEEESSGGEQMLPIGFLRQLISMYGNSMQSMVPSYLDAMMENFRANQNKLHEAFMARAGGTPLGKIAETNMAMMRAATDALMPKRGGGGKPTPAPTPSAKTDEIAELRAQMAAMQKKLDDLGQ